The Juglans regia cultivar Chandler chromosome 16, Walnut 2.0, whole genome shotgun sequence nucleotide sequence GCCtttatccaaaattttgctttctacattacatcaaaaataattttttagatgaattgattgtataaatatttgaatttgttacGAAAAATAGGATTTTACCGCCATGGGTTGTAAACTTTTGATCAACTCAGCAACATCACAATTCTTGATTATTTCTCGTATACCAACAGAAGACAGAGATGTAGACGGGTATGTCAAGCATCTTGCAATAATACTCTCAAGTAATGAATCATTAATTACCGcccttaaaattcataaaaacaaatgcaacataagaaatacaaatatgaagattttaatattcaagTAGCACGAAACAAATAATGACTTATTTCTGACGATTACCACTCTTGCAATGAAGTTGCCTCAGGAAGAACAGGATTGATCATAAATTTACTTTTCGGACGTGATGAAAGAGACAATCCTTCATTAGAAATAGAGATCGTGATTAATGCAagcatatacaatataaaagaaaaatataagattgttaattattaaaaataccattaTAAGAACCAACTCTTATTCTTGTTCCAAGTATAACTGGCTTTGTCCCAAttatttctgatatttttttgcattcatCTTGCACAAATTGACCCCACATAGTTAAACATATGGGGTTTAAGCTacaaaaattggaataaaaaaagaattaacagaatatacaagaaataaagattgaaacataattttaaaaaagtaaactacctaaaaaatatttttacctttGATCAATGACATATATTTCCTGAATAGTTGTTGGTCCATGTACTGAAGTTATCTCTCTACATGGCTTGATATTGATTGCAACAGCTAAAACATCTGacaaataagatttaaatttttaataaattgataattaaatattctaaaatcaaGAGTGAATTACCTATTTCTGCAATTGAGTCTTTGTAAGCGTCTAATTCATTGAACGGAATGAGTTGGTACTTTGGTACCTCCAATTGTTCTTCATCCTTTGGAACTTCCTCAATTATCGTTTTGGAATTTAAGATCCATTGATATTCATGTGTTTCAATTCTATACTTCGGATCCAGTGGCCTTACATATGCATTACTGATGTAGTATGACCGGAAAATATGTAAAGTATCATCTCGCGAGTCTATATCTTTATCAAACATTGTTGCTTGCACTCGATTTCCCTGTAtagtataagaaattgaaataaataatttacaaaaaaaatattgtaataaataattgagtataataattttgtttattttaaattatttttgggttttaaaaaaataatatttttaagattttttacaaattagtagtaaaaaaaataaaaatacaaaaataacaaaatcatttatcAGTTGTTAGtacaccaaaaaaaataaaagacaatagatagaaataaatattatacctCTGGATCAATCAATGTTAGGCTTTGGTACTTCACTGGTGAGCGTTGGCCTGTTCGTTTGGGTGACTTGTCTGCCACgatcattttgattttccaattcCTTGTACTTGGAGTGATATCTTTCATCGATGTATAAACCGTCCGCATCTTTAAAACTGttcacatacaaaaatattaaaggtgTAAGTGTAGTAAcccaatactaaattaaaaaaaaaaaattacaatgagaAATAAAGAACACAATACTAAACATATAGAAAAAGAATTCtataaaatgcataattttgttTAAGTAGTTAAACTCAAATTATACAATTGAATCATTACCTGTAGAACATTAATCTGAACATGCTAATCTTAATAATTCTGTatagacaatattttttgtgcagTTCTTTTCTGATCGATCAGTCGACACTGGCCGTATTAAAACCCTTACTGTAGATGCAGTCTTAGCCCTTGATAAAGCCACATATAATTGACCATGTGAGAAAACAGGTTGAGGTAAATATATCCCAACAAAATCCAATGTTTGCCCTTGTGACTTATTTATAgtcattgcaaaacttaatctgataggGAATTGGGTTCTTTTGAATGGGAAACCACTATTTTCATCAAGATTTGGCAAGAATGGGATCCTTGGAATAAAGACTCTTTTTCCGCTATGGTGCCCAACTGCGATTTCTGCATCAATTACATTTCGATCAAAAGCCCGACAAATTAGACGTGTTCCGTTGCATAGTCCTTCTGAAGGGTTAATGTTTCTAAGCAACATGATGGGACAGTTTATCTTTAGTAACAATTCATGAGGAGGAAGTCCATTTGGGGTTAgagtatttaaaaaatcctcCATAACTGATTGTTCAGATGCATCTATTGCTTCATCAAAGCTATAATATCGCCTAAGCTCACCAGGAAACCTATGAATCAGTAAtgtatttatttcatcaacataACTGTTCTTTGGTGTTAATATGGCCCGATTCATCATAgctgaaatatttattgaatattcatgAATATCTTGGAAAACAACATCTATTAAATGATCCAAAGAAGTACAGTCATCTTCATAGGGAACAAGCATGCCATTAGGAATTTTTACAGTTTCGTCAATTGTGATTGGTGGCATTCCGTTGCCTAATTCTAACACATATTCTGAAAAAACTGGATCCAATCTTGCTCTCATATTTTCAGTTAAACGAAGTTTGATCAATGTAGGCCACAAATAAGATGAAACCAAACTGGCGTCAACATGTTCTTGTCTTGTTCCTTTACGAACCACAGGTAAAACCTGGCGAAAATCTCCACCAAAAACGATAACTTTTCCACCGAATGTTAACTCTGAATCATTAATGTCTCGTAACATTTTATCTAAAGCTTCGATGTGTTGTTTTCTTGACATAGGGGCCTCATCCCATATAATTAACCTTGCTACACGTAGTAGCTTTGCAATGGCACTTTGTTTACTGACACAACACATGCTATGTTCATCAGTATCTAATGGAATCTTAAAGCGCGAGTGTGCTGTTCGACCTCCAGGAAGGATAGATGCAGCAACACCAGATGAAGCAGTTGCAAGTGCCACTAATTTTCTTGATCTTACTGCAGCGAGAAGTGCCTTGTACAGGAATGTCTTCCCTGTCCCACCAGGGCCATCAACAAAGAATGTAGcagttttgtttgaaaaaacattttccaaaattgaaTTATAGACATGTCGCTGTTCACTATTAAGGATTTCTGATGCAGCATTATCTTCTTCTGGAATTTCAACAGCCAATTCATCATCGATTTCCCTAGATTCGAATTGGTCTTCATCAAAACAAATGTCGTCATcaagaagatgaaatgaattaatgtGTTTCCCCATTGATTCAAGTGTAAAAGAGATTGAGCGCAAAACTTGCATTCTTACAGTCAACATAGAATCTTCAGTTGACCTAAAATCAATTGACATATCTTGCTCAAAACGTTCCCAAAGCTCTCTCGGATTGGTTGGATTACAATAAACCAATATAGTTGCAAATAGCCGTCTCAAACTGGACGGCATTTGATATAGAGATGCTTCATGTAAACAATCTTCTAAACCACTGTCTCTCTGTAGCAAACCATGCATAGTTGCTGCCTCACGAAAAGTTGGAGCCACAACACCATCAACTGTCCTAAGATCTTCAAATGACAAAGGTCCTCTTACATGATTTAGCAATATCCGCAGATAATACCTCTCACCTTCAAATGGATTTGCTGTAATAATTCGACCTataacagttttcttttttcgaCAAGTCCACTCTTTGTATTGCTGGCTCCAAACATAGAATTCTGGAAATTCTTTGTACAACAAAGTCCTGGCATTCTCATCCACTCGATTTAATGCAAAGAATTCTGTTAACATCGATTTTGCAGACCGATCAGAGTTGAGAATATTGATTAAGTCTTCATTTGCTCGAAAAGTTACTTGGTGTTGATCCTCAAGATGTAAATGTAAGCTATACACTGCTGGGTACATTTCATTAACAACAAAGccatatattctccacatagctTCAGGCGGAGCAATCCATCGGGCTGATTGgaattgttggatttcatcaatttgttgattattttgttCAGAAACCAAATTGAAAGCAATACGATCATGCCCTTTgtaaatgtacttataaagatatttgaCTGCTGTTATAGTAGAACAAATCTCGACGTTAATGTGACAGTCAAATGTTGCAAGCAAATACGGATTATATGGAACGACCCAACGGTTATCCAAATTATGACCTCTCACTTTGACAGTTATTCCATTGTCAGAACGCCTATATATTGGGAAGCAATCATTTCCAACAGTCGTACTTGATGcaaaattttttggataatggCTTTtgcaataaccattttttttcatgcaaacaTTTGTTGGATTCAACACTCCACATGGTCCATGCATCATATGCTTGACAACGGCGTTATGCAAGTGCAAATTCGTATTTTTATCAGGTATTTCTGCCGATACAATGTCATCAAAAGATTCAGGCGCATAGAGTTTCCAATCTCTttgtaatataattagaaaatgagCATGTGGAAGGCCTCTTTTTTGGTGctcaataacataaacatatgcTGAAACTTTTCCAAATATCTGTTGCTTGAATAATCGATCCTttaattcttctaattttgcacgAAAGACCCGAGCAACTAAATCAGGCCGATTTTGACTCTCCTCATGTAGGCgtaattcatttgaaatttcttgCCAATTTGGATTGCATgtcattgttaaaaaaatgtctgGTTTACCATAACGCTGAACTAAAgccattgcttccatatatctTTTTCGCATGTCTCTTGGACCCCCAATAAATGACGAAGGCAGAATAATCCGTTTTCCAACATTAGAAGCGTTAGTTTCCCCTAGTGTAATGGTATCAACAATACCTTGATATAACTCAGATCGAATATGTTGTTGTTTGCTACGGAAATAGTCTAATCTTGATGTCTCGATCTTAACATACATATCAACAACGAATTGTTGCAATAGACGACCAGACTGCAACAAAAttgatctgaaattttctctGATTTGTAATTTGTAGCAATAATACTCACGACACGAAACAATTGGatccttcatttttctgtttaatGCTACAAAAGTTGAAGGGGAATGCAATATTACAAAATTGGACGTGTACAAActgagcattagcattggtctatgcatatacatatgcaaagtcatatttgcataatatgaccataaaatcctccacattggcttatgcatatccaaatatttagctacctatgaacagcgcttatccaaatttggataaccactattcaccctacaaatattattgtaatcattatttatctctcctcctactctctctctcacaatcatttcattttctccctttttcaacaacacaacaaatcttcacttgcacattcattttattattataatatattatatatatttttttcattttattatatttttaatataatatataaaaaaaactatattttttattattgaatttatattattaatgtcaaatgtatgtagtggatgctaattgcaaaatatatataaaaaaattgattttagcaaaacaataataataataaaataataataatttattattattttgtgtcaaatatgcataaaccaatgtgagaattttgcttgaatgacaaagtggatatggaaaagaggcgattttgcatatgcatatgtatagaccaatgctaatgctctaagtacAAAATGGAAAGATTAAGATTATACTCTAACCTCGTTGTTCTCTTGTAAGTAATTCTTCTGCTGACATTGATTGGTGAGGATCTATTGATCGGGTTGTTTCATTACATATTACTGTGCTTCCTCTATTGATCCTTTTAATGCCTTGGTGCCAACCAGTATCCCCAAAAGGAAATAATAGCGGATACTGAAGTGGATCATAGCAGCCAAAATAATACTGAACTATATGACTTCCACCAGAATGACCAAAGACACAAATGTCCCGTCCTCCCAACTGATCTGCATCTTCATTTTCAACCCATATTGCTGCAACTTGTGAAGATGTCGGGGCATTGAACACACGCTGATCTAGGCCAGCATCTGATCTTATATGGATTACTTGATTTTCCAAATTTGGCAAATCACCAAGAGATCGGAAAAACACAGAATATGGATTTATGCGAAGAATATCGATGAGTTGAGCTATAATTGATGGGTTCATTCTGTCTGAATCAGAAATACGATTTTCTAATTCGTGCTCAGTATCATAGAAATACAATTGGAGAGAAGAAGGACGACCATTTAAAGGGACTAAATCATCGATATAGTGATAGATCTGTCCCTGAGTTCGGAAGGTATAAATCCCTTTATTTCGTCTGCAAAGATCTCTATCGAATTTAACTCCAAAAGATGTAAACG carries:
- the LOC118344820 gene encoding uncharacterized protein LOC118344820, whose amino-acid sequence is MSIDEPSNNDVQHINIIQDFTVLQKVSKRQRIFRAGVDIDELVSSHEVCVPPGVNVCIVDSEATSSLNNVANHSDCPSDSMDFLTRQSGNTNIDETTVSNQFLIQQAPCVVREESSFETSIPSSRRGRGHRRFVGRRQLLQVVPSEAYSLPYVPCCRHCKAKRFYHETNGFCCADGTISLATNDVPDQLYDLFTSDANEAAHFKTYVRTYNNKFAFTSFGVKFDRDLCRRNKGIYTFRTQGQIYHYIDDLVPLNGRPSSLQLYFYDTEHELENRISDSDRMNPSIIAQLIDILRINPYSVFFRSLGDLPNLENQVIHIRSDAGLDQRVFNAPTSSQVAAIWVENEDADQLGGRDICVFGHSGGSHIVQYYFGCYDPLQYPLLFPFGDTGWHQGIKRINRGSTSGRLLQQFVVDMYVKIETSRLDYFRSKQQHIRSELYQGIVDTITLGETNASNVGKRIILPSSFIGGPRDMRKRYMEAMALVQRYGKPDIFLTMTCNPNWQEISNELRLHEESQNRPDLVARVFRAKLEELKDRLFKQQIFGKVSAYVYVIEHQKRGLPHAHFLIILQRDWKLYAPESFDDIVSAEIPDKNTNLHLHNAVVKHMMHGPCGVLNPTNVCMKKNGYCKSHYPKNFASSTTVGNDCFPIYRRSDNGITVKVRGHNLDNRWVVPYNPYLLATFDCHINVEICSTITAVKYLYKYIYKGHDRIAFNLVSEQNNQQIDEIQQFQSARWIAPPEAMWRIYGFVVNEMYPAVYSLHLHLEDQHQVTFRANEDLINILNSDRSAKSMLTEFFALNRVDENARTLLYKEFPEFYVWSQQYKEWTCRKKKTVIGRIITANPFEGERYYLRILLNHVRGPLSFEDLRTVDGVVAPTFREAATMHGLLQRDSGLEDCLHEASLYQMPSSLRRLFATILVYCNPTNPRELWERFEQDMSIDFRSTEDSMLTVRMQVLRSISFTLESMGKHINSFHLLDDDICFDEDQFESREIDDELAVEIPEEDNAASEILNSEQRHVYNSILENVFSNKTATFFVDGPGGTGKTFLYKALLAAVRSRKLVALATASSGVAASILPGGRTAHSRFKIPLDTDEHSMCCVSKQSAIAKLLRVARLIIWDEAPMSRKQHIEALDKMLRDINDSELTFGGKVIVFGGDFRQVLPVVRKGTRQEHVDASLVSSYLWPTLIKLRLTENMRARLDPVFSEYVLELGNGMPPITIDETVKIPNGMLVPYEDDCTSLDHLIDVVFQDIHEYSINISAMMNRAILTPKNSYVDEINTLLIHRFPGELRRYYSFDEAIDASEQSVMEDFLNTLTPNGLPPHELLLKINCPIMLLRNINPSEGLCNGTRLICRAFDRNVIDAEIAVGHHSGKRVFIPRIPFLPNLDENSVLKMRTVYTSMKDITPSTRNWKIKMIVADKSPKRTGQRSPVKYQSLTLIDPEGNRVQATMFDKDIDSRDDTLHIFRSYYISNAYVRPLDPKYRIETHEYQWILNSKTIIEEVPKDEEQLEVPKYQLIPFNELDAYKDSIAEIDVLAVAINIKPCREITSVHGPTTIQEIYVIDQSLNPICLTMWGQFVQDECKKISEIIGTKPVILGTRIRVGSYNGLSLSSRPKSKFMINPVLPEATSLQECCRAYVQLDDGTGKLSAVMFGEVVEEAFGCSAVELMNHTGDEHLPYIENLVAQVSQKEWMIELLVDPNRLNQQQHKNFNVISIDAVQEDTK